The bacterium sequence CCCAAGCGCATCGTTAAGCATTTGCTCCTCGTTCATATGGTTCTCCTTTCAAAGGACTGAAGAAATAGTATGCTCCAAAAAATTGCCGGAGTCAACATATACTCTACGATCCGGAACTTCAGATATGTAGGAGTTATGATGCCCTTAACTAAAAAATCCAATCATGACTAAATTGGTCAAGATTAAAATCTATTTTCTGTAGAAAAAGAAAAATATGCTATACTTAAATAATAAATTTATCATAACAAGCATGCACAAGAAAATCGCTTTTTTCGAAGTGACGGCGTGGGAAAAAGAATGGCTGGTGAAGAATCTGGGCGGATTTGAGCCGAAGTTTTACAACTCGGCACTTAACGAAGAACACATTCCCCCCGAGCGGCACTTTCAGGCCATTTCTGTCGGCGAAGGGTCGTTTCTCACGAACGCTGTTCTTGAGGCGTTTTCGCATCTTGAACTTATAGTGATTCGTGGGAGGGAATTTGGGAATATTGACCTTGTCTCATGCCGCAATAAAAAAATCATGGTTTGCCGTGCTCCGACGTATGCGGTGCATGCAGTGGCGGAATTTACATTTGCCCTCCTGCTTATGTTATCGCGCAGAGTTTGCGAAGCGGTCTTGCGCCAGAAAACAGGTAGCGATGCTACGCTTGATCGCCTGCGCGGGTTCGATCTTTACGGCAAGACGCTAGGAGTCTTGGGCACAGGCAACATTGGAAGCGCGGTTATTCGCATCGCAAAGGGTTTTGGAATGAAGGTAATCGCGTGGAATCCGAAACAGAATTTACAGCTTGCCTCCGAGCTTGGTTTTGCGTATATGCCGTTTTTATCGGTTCTTGCGCATGCAGATGTCCTGACCATTCATTTGCCGCATGTGCAGGGTGGCGTCGGTCAAACTCACCACCTTCTTAACCGGGAAGCTCTCACGCAGATGAAACGCGGGTCTTTGCTGATCAACACCTCCGGTGCCGATATTATTGATAACGATGCACTGGGAAATTTACTACAAGAAGGGGTTCTTGCGGGCGCTGCTCTTGATGTTGAGCCCGGTACTCTGCGAGAAGATTTTTTGCGGCAGGAGCGCTTTATTATAACTCCGCGTATGGCATTCAACACGCAGGAAACCCTGGAGCATCTTCTGCGGGCAACAACGGAGAACATTCACGCGTATTTTCGGGGATTTCCGCAGCATACGGTGGGGCAGAGTGCTCCAGCGGAGCATTCTGCGGGGTGAAATGTGAAGGTCTTCACATTTCACGGGCATGTTCCATATTTCCAATAAATGAAAACATGCCCAGGAAGCTATTAAGCTTCCAATGAATGACCAACTCTTCATGAGAGAGAATGACCTAAAAACGAAAATATCTGTCCACAGCCCCTCTTTTCCGCGCATGTTATACTGAAATCGTTAACTTTTAAATAAAAACATATGACCATTTACGTCTTATGGGGTGCGTTCATAGTGCTGATAGGTTTGTTCATCTGGATGAAAAAATCAAAGAAAGCTGCGTCCTAAGCGGTTTGGGCCTAGCGTGGTCAAGCAAACTCCGGGCCACAGAATGCATGATCCGCATTACATTTTTTCGGCTTAAAACTCTTCCCAAGTGGAAGAGTTTTTGTTAAAACTTTGGTGAAAATCATATCCATAAGCGATATTTGCCCGTTGTCTAAAACGGCAATATGCGATATAGTCAATTTCATGCATTTTGCTGGCGATCGCGGTCTTAAGCGAGGATTACGAAGAAGTAGACTACTCCTACGATAGTGGACGAGAATCTATAGCATGATGTCATTTTTAAAAAAACACGCGGTCATTCTCCCCGTTGCGTTCTCCGTGGCTCTTTTTATGCTACTGCCGCAGATTCTCTATACCCGGACGCTCGGGGGCGACTATCGCGGCATTCCCCGGTTCGTCAATGACGATGCGTGGTACTACCTTACGCGTGCGCGGGATGTTATTGACGGTTACCCGTCGCTTGGGAACCCATATTTTGCAGAGCACAAGACGAAGCCCAGCGTGCTGGTTTCTTTGCTGGATGTTTTGGAGGCAAAACCGCTTGGGTGGCTTGGCATAGAAGTTCCGGATGGGTTTCTTTTCTGGATCTCCTTTTTTAATTTTCTCAATGCGGTGCTTATTTACGCCGCAGTGTTTTTGTTAACGCGTTCCCGTCTCGCCGGTATTCTTGCCGCCGCTTTTTTATTTTTGGGAATGTTCGTTCACTCGTTCAACAGACCGACGTCTAATTCCGCTACAACACCTTTCTGGATCGCGGAATTCATGCTGTTGCTTTTGTTCCTCCGCGCACGGCATCGTTCTTGGCCGGTCTTTACGGCAAATGTTTTGGGACTGGGTATTCTCTTTTATATTTATCCCTACTTCTGGTCGTTTTATCTGGCTCTCTTTTTAGTTCTTTCGGCTCTATGGTATTTCCTACATAAGCTTTTCTCAAGACGTACCGAGTGGAGCCTGATAGCCCGACTCCGTTCATGGTTTGGGAGTGCGGGCGATGAAGATCCCCCCTCTTCCTATAGTCCGAAGTATCTTTTGGGCGTCATGGGATGCGCGCTTATTGTTGCTATTCCTTATTTTTTGAATCTTCGGGAAGCGTCTCAATTGCCGGAGTTTGGCGAGACATTCCGTCGTGATGGGGGGCTTGTGAGCCATTTTCCGGCGGGGATTTTAATTGTGCTTCCTGCGGGAGCACTTCTTGGGGTCTCATGGCTTCTTCTTCGTCTGCGGATCATTACCTACACCAAGGAAGTCTTGCTTATCGCAAGCGGACTTATTGCGGTCATCGGTGTCACAAATCAGCACATTCTCACGGGAAAACACATTGAACCGTCATTGCACTATTTTGACATAGGAATGATGTGGTCAACATTCGCAGCGTCATACCTTGCCTCTTGTATCGCACGGCGACTTAGGAGCGGGGCTCAAAAATTCTTTATCATTCTATGCATTGGCATTGTCATGGCTTTTGTAGGGTACTCGCTTCTTGGGCACGCGCGTTCATACGGCGTGATATATGAGAGTGAGCGCAATATTCAGCGCTATCGTCCGGCTCTCGATTGGCTTGCAAGTGCTATAGGGCGCGATGATGTGGTGCTGGCAAATGAGACGCTGTCGGCTCTCATTCCAATGTACACCGCGGCCAATGTGCTTTTTGATCGGAACGCAAACCATTTTTTCGTATCCGATAAGGAGGTGCGCGAGCGGTTTTTGCTCAACCACTATTTTGATGCCGTTGATGAAAATTTTCTTCGCGCGCGCGAAAGATCGCTTTGGGGTGTTCAGTATATTGATGCGGGAGGGCATGCGCGGCAGCAAAATAAATTGAGAAAACTTCTTCGTCTTCCATTAAAATCCGTACCCGTTCTACCCGTAGACGAGATTGAGGGGGCTCTTTCTTCTTTTCGGGAATTGCAGGAGCGCAGTTTCGAGGCGGAACTCCGTCGTTACAATGTCCGATGGATCGTGTGGGATGTCATGCACGATCCTCACTGGGCCGAGGCGAACTCCTTATCTTTCCTCGATATGGTCCAGGAGGTAGACGGCGTGGCAATTTTTCGGCTACACTAAGTACGAAGGGTCTCCACCGATCTTAAAGATAATCTATGTCAGAAACAAAGAAAAAAATATCTGACGGAGTGAGTAAACAGTCAAAGTTGGTCACCGGGGGGTGCGGGTTTGTTGGCCGGCACCTGGTGAAAAATTTATTGGCAGAGGGGAGTGATGTATGGGCGCTGGATAATCTGTTGACCGGAAAACATCCGGACACATGGCTTCAAGGATTTGCCAGACGCGAAGAAAAGGGACTTGTGTTGTACGAGCAGGAAGGACGGCGGCTTGTGTTCATTCAGCAGGATGCTATCGATTTTTTCAGGAATCAGCTGGACGCCGAACCTAAAATAACC is a genomic window containing:
- a CDS encoding NAD(P)-dependent oxidoreductase; this encodes MHKKIAFFEVTAWEKEWLVKNLGGFEPKFYNSALNEEHIPPERHFQAISVGEGSFLTNAVLEAFSHLELIVIRGREFGNIDLVSCRNKKIMVCRAPTYAVHAVAEFTFALLLMLSRRVCEAVLRQKTGSDATLDRLRGFDLYGKTLGVLGTGNIGSAVIRIAKGFGMKVIAWNPKQNLQLASELGFAYMPFLSVLAHADVLTIHLPHVQGGVGQTHHLLNREALTQMKRGSLLINTSGADIIDNDALGNLLQEGVLAGAALDVEPGTLREDFLRQERFIITPRMAFNTQETLEHLLRATTENIHAYFRGFPQHTVGQSAPAEHSAG